Proteins encoded together in one Balaenoptera ricei isolate mBalRic1 chromosome 2, mBalRic1.hap2, whole genome shotgun sequence window:
- the COPS2 gene encoding COP9 signalosome complex subunit 2 isoform X1 gives MSDMEDDFMCDDEEDYDLEYSEDSNSEPNVDLENQYYNSKALKEDDPKAALSSFQKVLELEGEKGEWGFKALKQMIKINFKLTNFPEMMNRYKQLLTYIRSAVTRNYSEKSINSILDYISTSKQNSDFLCQMDLLQEFYETTLEALKDAKNDRLWFKTNTKLGKLYLEREEYGKLQKILRQLHQSCQTDDGEDDLKKGTQLLEIYALEIQMYTAQKNNKKLKALYEQSLHIKSAIPHPLIMGVIRECGGKMHLREGEFEKAHTDFFEAFKNYDESGSPRRTTCLKYLVLANMLMKSGINPFDSQEAKPYKNDPEILAMTNLVSAYQNNDITEFEKILKTNHSNIMDDPFIREHIEELLRNIRTQVLIKLIKPYTRIHIPFISKELNIDVADVESLLVQCILDNTIHGRIDQVNQLLELDHQKRGGARYTALDKWTNQLNSLNQAVVSKLA, from the exons ATGTCTGACATGGAGGATGATTTCATGTGCGATGATGAGGAGGACTACGACCTG GAATACTCTGAAGATAGTAACTCTGAGCCAAATGTGGATTTGGAAAATCAGTACTATAATTCCAAAGCATTAAAAGAAGATGACCCAAAAGCAGCATTAAGCAGTTTCCAAAAG gttTTGGAACTTGAAGGTGAAAAAGGAGAATGGGGATTTAAAGCACTGAAACAAATGATTAAGATTAACTTCAAGTTG ACAAACTTTCCAGAAATGATGAACAGATATAAACAACTATTGACCTATATTCGGAGTGCGGTCACAAGAAATTATTCTGAAAAATCCATTAATTCTATTCTTGATTATATCTCCACTTCTAAGCAG AATTCTGATTTTTTATGTCAGATGGATTTACTGCAGGAATTCTATGAAACAACACTGGAAGCTTTGAAAGATGCTAAGAATGACAGACTGTGGTTTAAGACAAATACAAAG ctgGGGAAATTATATTTAGAACGAGAGGAATATGGAAAGCTTCAAAAAATTTTACGCCAGTTACATCAGTCCTGCCAG ACTGATGATGGAGAAGATGACCTGAAAAAAGGCACACAGTTATTAGAAATATATGCTTTGGAAATTCAGATGTACACGgcacagaaaaataacaaaaaacttaAAGCACTCTATGAACAGTCACTTCACATCAAGTCTGCCATCCCTCATCCACTGATCATGGGAGTCATCAGAG aatgTGGTGGTAAAATGCACTTGAGAGAAGGTGAATTTGAAAAGGCACACACTGATTTTTTTGAAGCCTTCAAGAATTATGATGAATCGGGAAGTCCAAGACGAACCACTTGCTTAAAATATTTGGTCTTAGCAAATATGCTAATGAAATCGGGAATAAATCCATTTGACTCACAGGAG gCCAAACCTTACAAaaatgatccagaaattctaGCAATGACGAATTTAGTAAG tgCCTATCAGAATAATGACATCACTGAATTTGAAAAGATTCTAAAaacaaatcacagcaacatcATGGATGATCCTTTCATAAGGGAACACATTGAAG agCTTTTGCGAAACATCAGAACACAAGTGcttataaaattaattaagcCTTACACAAGAAtacatattccttttatttctaag GAGTTAAACATAGATGTAGCTGATGTGGAGAGCTTGCTGGTGCAGTGCATATTGGATAA caCTATTCATGGCCGAATTGATCAAGTCAACCAACTCCTTGAATTGGATCATCAGAAGAGGGGTGGTGCCCGATATACTGCACTAGATAAATGGACCAACCAACTAAATTCTCTCAACCAGGCTGTAGTCAGTAAACTGGCTTAA
- the COPS2 gene encoding COP9 signalosome complex subunit 2 isoform X2: MSDMEDDFMCDDEEDYDLEYSEDSNSEPNVDLENQYYNSKALKEDDPKAALSSFQKVLELEGEKGEWGFKALKQMIKINFKLTNFPEMMNRYKQLLTYIRSAVTRNYSEKSINSILDYISTSKQMDLLQEFYETTLEALKDAKNDRLWFKTNTKLGKLYLEREEYGKLQKILRQLHQSCQTDDGEDDLKKGTQLLEIYALEIQMYTAQKNNKKLKALYEQSLHIKSAIPHPLIMGVIRECGGKMHLREGEFEKAHTDFFEAFKNYDESGSPRRTTCLKYLVLANMLMKSGINPFDSQEAKPYKNDPEILAMTNLVSAYQNNDITEFEKILKTNHSNIMDDPFIREHIEELLRNIRTQVLIKLIKPYTRIHIPFISKELNIDVADVESLLVQCILDNTIHGRIDQVNQLLELDHQKRGGARYTALDKWTNQLNSLNQAVVSKLA; this comes from the exons ATGTCTGACATGGAGGATGATTTCATGTGCGATGATGAGGAGGACTACGACCTG GAATACTCTGAAGATAGTAACTCTGAGCCAAATGTGGATTTGGAAAATCAGTACTATAATTCCAAAGCATTAAAAGAAGATGACCCAAAAGCAGCATTAAGCAGTTTCCAAAAG gttTTGGAACTTGAAGGTGAAAAAGGAGAATGGGGATTTAAAGCACTGAAACAAATGATTAAGATTAACTTCAAGTTG ACAAACTTTCCAGAAATGATGAACAGATATAAACAACTATTGACCTATATTCGGAGTGCGGTCACAAGAAATTATTCTGAAAAATCCATTAATTCTATTCTTGATTATATCTCCACTTCTAAGCAG ATGGATTTACTGCAGGAATTCTATGAAACAACACTGGAAGCTTTGAAAGATGCTAAGAATGACAGACTGTGGTTTAAGACAAATACAAAG ctgGGGAAATTATATTTAGAACGAGAGGAATATGGAAAGCTTCAAAAAATTTTACGCCAGTTACATCAGTCCTGCCAG ACTGATGATGGAGAAGATGACCTGAAAAAAGGCACACAGTTATTAGAAATATATGCTTTGGAAATTCAGATGTACACGgcacagaaaaataacaaaaaacttaAAGCACTCTATGAACAGTCACTTCACATCAAGTCTGCCATCCCTCATCCACTGATCATGGGAGTCATCAGAG aatgTGGTGGTAAAATGCACTTGAGAGAAGGTGAATTTGAAAAGGCACACACTGATTTTTTTGAAGCCTTCAAGAATTATGATGAATCGGGAAGTCCAAGACGAACCACTTGCTTAAAATATTTGGTCTTAGCAAATATGCTAATGAAATCGGGAATAAATCCATTTGACTCACAGGAG gCCAAACCTTACAAaaatgatccagaaattctaGCAATGACGAATTTAGTAAG tgCCTATCAGAATAATGACATCACTGAATTTGAAAAGATTCTAAAaacaaatcacagcaacatcATGGATGATCCTTTCATAAGGGAACACATTGAAG agCTTTTGCGAAACATCAGAACACAAGTGcttataaaattaattaagcCTTACACAAGAAtacatattccttttatttctaag GAGTTAAACATAGATGTAGCTGATGTGGAGAGCTTGCTGGTGCAGTGCATATTGGATAA caCTATTCATGGCCGAATTGATCAAGTCAACCAACTCCTTGAATTGGATCATCAGAAGAGGGGTGGTGCCCGATATACTGCACTAGATAAATGGACCAACCAACTAAATTCTCTCAACCAGGCTGTAGTCAGTAAACTGGCTTAA